Proteins from one Rhizobium bangladeshense genomic window:
- the fghA gene encoding S-formylglutathione hydrolase, with translation MKTIATDKSHGGTQGVYLERSEACDCDMTFAVFVPPQAAAGNLPVLWYLSGLTCTHANVMDKGEYRRLAAELGLIIVCPDTSPRGDHVPDEADNWQFGKGAGFYVDATQPPYSANYRMYSYIVDELPQLLAAEFPADMDRQGIFGHSMGGHGAITIALKNPDRFGSCSAFAPISHPSVSGWSKPAFRKYLGADEKTWRAYDACSLIEDGHRFPELLVDQGTADSFLEDGLRPDELRQACEAADINLRLRMQEGYGHSYLFISTFMEDHLRWHAQRLER, from the coding sequence ATGAAGACGATCGCGACCGACAAGTCTCACGGCGGCACGCAGGGCGTCTATCTCGAACGCTCCGAGGCCTGCGATTGCGACATGACATTCGCGGTGTTCGTGCCGCCACAGGCCGCCGCGGGCAATCTGCCGGTTCTATGGTATCTGTCCGGCCTGACATGCACGCATGCCAATGTCATGGACAAGGGCGAGTATCGGCGGCTTGCCGCCGAACTCGGTCTCATCATCGTCTGCCCGGATACCAGCCCGCGCGGTGACCACGTTCCCGACGAGGCCGACAACTGGCAGTTCGGCAAGGGCGCTGGATTTTACGTCGACGCTACCCAGCCGCCCTATTCGGCCAATTATCGCATGTACAGCTATATCGTCGACGAGCTGCCGCAGCTTCTTGCTGCGGAATTTCCGGCCGACATGGACCGCCAGGGAATTTTCGGTCACTCGATGGGCGGACATGGCGCAATCACGATCGCGCTCAAGAACCCGGACCGCTTCGGCAGCTGCTCGGCCTTCGCACCGATCAGCCATCCCTCGGTTTCCGGCTGGTCGAAGCCGGCCTTCCGGAAATATCTCGGCGCCGATGAAAAGACCTGGCGGGCCTATGACGCCTGCTCGCTGATCGAGGACGGACATCGTTTCCCGGAACTGCTCGTCGACCAGGGAACGGCTGACAGCTTCCTCGAGGATGGATTGCGCCCCGACGAGCTGAGACAAGCCTGCGAGGCGGCTGATATCAACCTCAGGCTTCGCATGCAGGAAGGCTACGGCCATTCCTACTTGTTCATTTCCACATTCATGGAGGACCATCTGCGCTGGCACGCGCAGAGGCTGGAAAGGTAA
- a CDS encoding ABC transporter substrate-binding protein, with protein sequence MKKLLASTCLTFGLIGGASFAGAAECGSVTIASMNWQSAEVLSNLDKFILNEGYGCSADITVGDTVPTITSMAEKGQPDIAPEAWIDLLPDVVKKGTDEGRIVQVGSPLPDGGVQGWWIPKYLADAHPDIKTIGDVLKHPELFPDPEDPKKGAIFNGPQGWGGTVVTTQLFKAFEAEKAGFTLVDTGSAAGLDGSISKAYERKEGWVGYYWAPTALLGKYEMVKLEAGVPNDAAEWKRCNTVADCPDPKPNAWPVDKIVTLVAKPFSEKAGPEVMDYLAKRSWSNETVNKLMAWMTDNQATGEDGAKHFLEENKDIWTKWVSPEAAKKIEAAL encoded by the coding sequence ATGAAGAAACTACTTGCATCGACATGTTTGACGTTCGGCCTGATCGGCGGCGCGTCCTTCGCCGGCGCCGCCGAATGCGGCAGCGTCACCATCGCCAGCATGAACTGGCAGAGCGCCGAAGTTCTCTCGAACCTGGACAAATTCATCTTGAACGAAGGTTACGGTTGCAGCGCCGATATCACCGTTGGCGACACTGTTCCGACGATCACCTCCATGGCCGAAAAGGGACAGCCCGATATCGCGCCCGAAGCATGGATCGACTTGCTGCCCGACGTGGTCAAGAAGGGAACGGATGAAGGCCGCATCGTTCAGGTCGGCTCGCCCCTGCCGGACGGCGGCGTGCAGGGCTGGTGGATTCCCAAATATCTTGCCGACGCCCATCCCGACATCAAGACCATTGGCGACGTGCTGAAGCATCCGGAACTCTTCCCCGATCCCGAAGATCCGAAGAAGGGCGCCATCTTCAACGGGCCACAGGGCTGGGGCGGCACCGTGGTGACCACGCAGCTCTTCAAGGCGTTTGAGGCAGAGAAGGCGGGCTTTACCCTCGTCGATACCGGTTCGGCCGCTGGGCTCGATGGTTCGATCTCCAAAGCCTACGAACGCAAGGAAGGCTGGGTCGGTTATTACTGGGCTCCGACGGCACTACTCGGCAAGTATGAGATGGTCAAGCTCGAAGCCGGCGTGCCGAACGACGCTGCCGAATGGAAGCGTTGCAACACCGTCGCCGATTGCCCTGATCCGAAGCCGAATGCATGGCCGGTCGACAAGATCGTGACCCTGGTCGCCAAGCCCTTCTCGGAGAAGGCCGGCCCCGAAGTCATGGACTATCTGGCGAAACGCTCCTGGTCCAACGAAACGGTCAACAAGCTGATGGCATGGATGACTGACAATCAGGCGACCGGCGAAGACGGCGCCAAGCACTTCCTTGAAGAAAACAAGGACATCTGGACCAAGTGGGTCTCGCCCGAGGCGGCCAAGAAGATCGAAGCTGCGCTCTAA
- a CDS encoding dimethylsulfonioproprionate lyase family protein, which translates to MVRVVGRPIRPGADLLLNDEEKPAYVRLHDIGRERRPRPLQEFLNDIGGLMLSPEAPAVASFVAGKVLQRLLKTGKVRPEGGPLPGVPEGLDDAIGHLAKSGLKYEAIAGQFESLADKLLWRRGRTGPFASLNFGNTHSHAVLVGPGGLEERADLRVGVIYMDRYTRFPDHVQTQPRAFILLSPAEICLGDSQWFSAATGTVFANDAGQSFAIRCTAQPLLAVWCQVEPG; encoded by the coding sequence GTGGTGCGTGTGGTGGGACGTCCGATCAGACCTGGTGCCGACCTTCTCCTGAACGATGAGGAAAAGCCGGCCTATGTCAGGCTGCACGACATCGGACGGGAAAGGCGACCTCGGCCGCTGCAGGAATTCCTAAACGATATCGGCGGGCTGATGCTGTCGCCGGAGGCTCCCGCCGTTGCCAGTTTCGTTGCGGGCAAGGTGCTGCAGAGGCTGCTCAAGACAGGCAAGGTGCGGCCGGAGGGCGGCCCTCTTCCCGGTGTGCCCGAAGGGCTGGATGACGCCATCGGCCATCTGGCAAAATCCGGACTGAAATATGAGGCGATCGCCGGCCAGTTCGAGAGTCTCGCCGACAAGCTGCTCTGGAGACGCGGCCGGACCGGCCCCTTTGCAAGCCTGAATTTCGGCAACACGCACTCCCATGCGGTCCTGGTCGGGCCGGGCGGCCTGGAGGAGCGGGCCGATCTCCGGGTGGGCGTGATTTATATGGATCGCTACACCCGCTTTCCCGATCATGTTCAGACGCAGCCGCGCGCCTTCATCTTGCTTTCGCCGGCGGAAATCTGCCTTGGCGATTCCCAATGGTTTTCCGCCGCGACCGGAACAGTCTTCGCGAACGATGCGGGGCAATCCTTCGCGATAAGATGTACGGCCCAGCCGCTTCTTGCGGTCTGGTGTCAGGTCGAGCCGGGGTGA
- a CDS encoding NADH:flavin oxidoreductase, protein MSNDPLLQPYQLKHLTLRNRIIVTAHEPAYPEDGMPKGKYRSYTVERAKGGVALTMTAGSAAVSRDSPPVFNNLLAYKDEIVPWIREMTDAVHEEGAAIMIQLTHLGRRTRWDKGDWLPVLAPSHHREASHRAFPKKIEDWDIERIIKDFADAAERMKAGGMDGIELEAYGHLIDQFASPLTNELEGPYGGALENRMRFCLDVFGAIRERVGEEFILGVRYTADECLPGGNGRAEGMEISKRLRDSGLIDYLNVIRGHIDTDPGLTDVIPIQGMANSPHLDFAGEIRAATQFPTFHAAKIPDVATARHAIASGKVDMVGMTRAHMTDPHIVRKIIEKREEDIRPCVGANYCLDRIYQGGAAYCIHNAATGRELTMPHIVAKADVRKKVVIVGAGPAGLEAARVAGERGHEVVVFEAANNPGGQIRLTAQSERRREMISIIDWRMSQCEKYDVTFHFNTWAEADTIEAEKPDVVIIATGGLPHTEVLSSGNELVVSSWDIISGDVKPGTNVLIFDDAGDHAGLQAAEFIAKAGAKVEIMTPDRSFAPEVMAMNLVPYMRSLQKHDVTFTVTYRLEAAEKSGNQLVAHVGSDYGGIARQQNYDQIVVNHGTIPLDELYFELKPRSSNLGEMSHDQLLAGKPQSVIRNPEGKFQLFRIGDAVAARNTHAAVYDGLRIAKDI, encoded by the coding sequence ATGTCGAATGATCCCCTCCTTCAGCCTTACCAGCTCAAGCACCTCACGCTGCGCAACCGTATCATCGTGACCGCTCACGAGCCGGCCTATCCGGAAGACGGCATGCCGAAGGGGAAATATCGCTCCTATACGGTGGAGCGCGCAAAAGGCGGGGTTGCCTTGACGATGACGGCGGGCTCGGCCGCGGTTTCGCGGGACAGCCCGCCGGTCTTCAACAACCTGCTGGCCTATAAGGACGAGATCGTCCCCTGGATCAGGGAAATGACGGACGCTGTGCATGAGGAGGGTGCGGCGATCATGATCCAGCTTACCCATCTCGGTCGGCGTACGCGCTGGGACAAGGGCGACTGGCTGCCGGTCTTGGCCCCGTCGCATCACCGGGAAGCTTCCCACCGCGCCTTCCCGAAGAAGATTGAAGATTGGGACATCGAGCGCATCATCAAGGATTTCGCCGACGCGGCCGAGCGGATGAAAGCGGGCGGTATGGATGGGATCGAGCTGGAGGCCTATGGTCACCTGATCGACCAGTTCGCATCTCCGTTGACCAATGAGCTCGAAGGCCCCTACGGCGGGGCGCTCGAAAACCGCATGCGCTTCTGCCTCGATGTGTTTGGGGCAATACGCGAAAGGGTGGGGGAAGAGTTCATTCTCGGCGTGCGCTATACTGCGGACGAATGTCTGCCCGGCGGCAACGGGCGGGCCGAAGGCATGGAGATCTCCAAGCGGCTGCGCGATAGCGGTCTCATCGATTATCTGAACGTCATTCGCGGCCACATCGACACGGATCCTGGCCTGACCGACGTCATCCCCATACAAGGCATGGCCAACTCCCCGCACCTCGATTTTGCCGGTGAGATCCGTGCCGCGACCCAGTTTCCGACCTTCCATGCGGCGAAGATTCCCGACGTCGCCACCGCGCGCCACGCGATCGCTTCCGGCAAGGTCGATATGGTCGGCATGACCCGTGCCCACATGACCGACCCGCATATTGTTCGCAAGATCATTGAAAAGCGGGAGGAAGACATTCGTCCCTGCGTCGGCGCCAACTACTGTCTCGACCGCATCTATCAGGGCGGAGCCGCCTATTGCATCCATAACGCTGCCACCGGCCGCGAGCTGACAATGCCGCATATCGTGGCAAAGGCCGACGTAAGGAAGAAGGTCGTCATTGTTGGCGCCGGCCCTGCCGGGCTGGAGGCGGCGCGCGTTGCGGGAGAGCGCGGCCACGAGGTGGTCGTTTTCGAAGCGGCGAACAACCCGGGCGGTCAGATCCGCCTTACAGCTCAAAGCGAACGCCGCAGGGAAATGATCAGCATCATCGACTGGCGCATGAGTCAGTGCGAGAAATATGATGTCACCTTCCACTTCAACACCTGGGCGGAAGCGGACACGATCGAGGCGGAGAAGCCCGATGTCGTCATTATCGCGACGGGCGGCCTGCCGCATACCGAGGTTCTCTCGAGCGGCAACGAGTTGGTGGTTTCCTCCTGGGACATCATCTCTGGCGACGTGAAGCCCGGAACCAACGTCCTGATTTTCGACGACGCCGGCGACCATGCCGGCCTTCAGGCGGCGGAGTTCATCGCCAAGGCGGGCGCCAAGGTCGAGATTATGACGCCCGACCGTTCCTTCGCACCCGAAGTCATGGCAATGAACCTGGTGCCCTATATGCGCTCACTCCAGAAGCATGACGTGACCTTCACCGTCACCTACCGCCTGGAAGCCGCCGAAAAAAGCGGCAACCAGCTCGTCGCCCATGTCGGCAGCGATTACGGCGGGATTGCGCGGCAGCAAAACTACGATCAGATCGTCGTCAATCACGGGACCATCCCCCTCGACGAACTTTATTTCGAGCTGAAGCCCAGATCCAGCAATCTCGGCGAGATGTCGCACGATCAACTTCTCGCGGGGAAACCGCAATCCGTCATCCGCAATCCCGAGGGCAAGTTCCAGCTGTTCCGGATCGGCGACGCTGTCGCTGCCCGCAACACGCACGCCGCTGTCTATGACGGTCTGCGCATCGCGAAGGACATATGA
- a CDS encoding pyrroline-5-carboxylate reductase family protein, giving the protein MSVSLRIGIIGGGGWLGGAIAGSILDSGLVNPENLGLSYRNEQPRRFPNSFWTTDNQALADRSDVILLSVRPDDWRPLEVDASGRLVISVMAGIRLAALSERHKTGRVVRALPNAAAEVGKSYTPWIGANDVTRDDRSVVRAIFETCGIEDEVASESDIDYLTGLSGSGPAFPAMLAAAMMRDAVARGLPAEVARRAVNTVISGAGRLLERGNECPDDVVQTFLDYRGTTAAAIEGMRTAGFDAAVAEGLSSAFKKSVSMGAAS; this is encoded by the coding sequence ATGAGCGTTTCCCTGAGGATTGGTATTATAGGCGGCGGCGGCTGGCTCGGCGGGGCGATTGCCGGATCGATCCTCGATTCCGGCCTGGTGAATCCTGAAAATCTCGGCCTCTCCTATCGAAACGAACAGCCGCGACGTTTCCCGAACTCCTTCTGGACCACCGACAACCAGGCGCTTGCCGATCGCTCGGATGTGATCCTTCTCTCCGTCCGCCCCGATGACTGGCGTCCGCTCGAGGTGGATGCTTCCGGCAGGCTCGTGATTTCGGTCATGGCCGGCATTCGCTTGGCAGCCCTTTCGGAGCGCCACAAGACCGGCCGCGTTGTCCGCGCGCTGCCGAATGCCGCTGCCGAAGTGGGGAAATCCTACACACCCTGGATCGGCGCGAACGATGTCACGAGAGATGACCGGTCCGTCGTCCGGGCGATCTTCGAGACCTGCGGAATTGAGGACGAGGTCGCAAGCGAAAGCGACATCGATTATCTCACGGGCCTTTCCGGCTCCGGGCCGGCATTCCCGGCAATGCTTGCCGCGGCCATGATGCGCGACGCTGTCGCCCGGGGCCTGCCGGCCGAGGTTGCGCGCCGCGCCGTCAACACGGTGATATCAGGCGCCGGCCGGCTGCTAGAGCGCGGCAACGAATGTCCCGACGACGTCGTTCAAACCTTTCTCGACTATCGCGGCACCACCGCGGCAGCCATCGAAGGCATGCGCACCGCCGGGTTCGACGCGGCGGTGGCAGAAGGATTATCATCAGCATTCAAGAAATCGGTGAGTATGGGAGCTGCTTCCTGA
- the gfa gene encoding S-(hydroxymethyl)glutathione synthase yields the protein MTSIAIHPAVDSGFGATDAAFAGGTLVCNCASNPVKVRIKGDIAHNHVCGCTKCWKPKGAVFSVVAVAPTESIEVLENGDKLAVVDSAALIQRHACRECGVHIYGPVEREHPFQGLSFVHPERFEEGGWAKPTFAAFVSSIIESGFDPSKMDAVRAQLKASGLEPYDCLSPALMDYIATWTAKKSGALAA from the coding sequence ATGACCAGCATAGCCATACATCCGGCAGTGGATTCAGGCTTTGGAGCGACTGACGCTGCTTTCGCAGGCGGAACGCTTGTGTGCAACTGCGCGAGCAATCCAGTTAAGGTAAGGATCAAGGGTGACATCGCCCACAACCACGTCTGCGGCTGCACCAAGTGCTGGAAGCCGAAAGGTGCCGTCTTCTCGGTCGTGGCTGTGGCGCCGACCGAAAGCATCGAGGTGCTGGAAAACGGCGATAAGCTTGCGGTCGTCGATTCCGCCGCCTTGATCCAGCGGCACGCCTGCAGGGAATGCGGGGTGCATATATACGGCCCCGTCGAGCGCGAGCATCCCTTCCAGGGATTGTCCTTCGTCCATCCGGAGCGCTTCGAGGAAGGCGGTTGGGCAAAGCCGACCTTTGCGGCCTTCGTGTCGTCGATCATCGAAAGCGGCTTCGATCCTTCAAAGATGGACGCCGTCAGGGCGCAGCTGAAGGCGTCAGGCCTGGAGCCCTATGATTGCCTTTCGCCCGCCCTGATGGACTACATCGCAACCTGGACCGCCAAGAAGAGCGGCGCTCTCGCCGCCTGA
- a CDS encoding electron transfer flavoprotein subunit alpha/FixB family protein, translating into MTILLLADHDGNHLSDQTAKALTAASQIGSDVHVLVAGKAAEAAADEAAKLSGVSKVLLAESDALANNLAEPLADLIVSLAGSYDTIVSAATSVGKTVLPRVAALLDVAQISEIVEVVSPDTFKRPIYAGNAIQTVQASDAKKVITVRTASFASAQASGSASVEAIPAVSDPGLSRFVSDALSASERPELTSAKVIISGGRALGSAEKFKEVILPVADKLGAAVGASRAAVDAGYAPNDWQVGQTGKVVAPDLYIACGISGAIQHLAGMKDSKVIVAINKDEEAPIFQVADYGLVADLFEALPELQKAL; encoded by the coding sequence ATGACCATTCTTCTTCTGGCCGACCATGACGGCAATCACCTCTCCGACCAGACCGCCAAGGCGCTGACGGCAGCCTCCCAGATCGGCTCGGATGTGCATGTTCTCGTTGCCGGCAAGGCTGCCGAGGCTGCCGCCGATGAGGCGGCAAAACTCTCCGGCGTCTCCAAGGTGCTGCTGGCCGAAAGCGATGCGCTCGCCAACAATCTCGCCGAACCGCTTGCCGACCTGATCGTCTCGCTCGCCGGTTCCTATGACACGATCGTCTCGGCCGCCACCTCGGTCGGCAAGACGGTGCTGCCGCGGGTGGCAGCCCTCCTCGATGTCGCCCAGATCTCGGAGATCGTCGAGGTCGTCAGCCCCGACACCTTCAAGCGGCCGATCTATGCCGGCAACGCCATTCAGACGGTGCAGGCAAGCGATGCCAAAAAGGTGATCACCGTGCGCACCGCCTCCTTCGCCTCGGCGCAGGCAAGCGGTTCTGCCTCGGTCGAGGCGATCCCGGCTGTCTCCGATCCGGGTCTGTCGCGGTTCGTTTCCGATGCGCTGTCGGCCTCGGAACGTCCGGAACTGACCTCGGCGAAGGTCATCATCTCCGGCGGCCGGGCGCTCGGCTCGGCCGAGAAGTTCAAGGAAGTCATCCTGCCGGTTGCCGACAAGCTCGGTGCCGCCGTCGGCGCCAGCCGTGCCGCGGTCGATGCCGGTTATGCCCCGAACGACTGGCAGGTCGGCCAGACCGGCAAGGTGGTGGCGCCCGATCTCTATATCGCCTGCGGCATATCAGGCGCCATCCAGCACCTTGCCGGCATGAAGGATAGTAAGGTGATCGTCGCCATCAACAAGGACGAGGAGGCGCCGATCTTCCAGGTCGCCGACTACGGCCTCGTCGCCGATCTCTTCGAGGCACTGCCGGAATTGCAAAAGGCGCTCTGA
- a CDS encoding dimethylsulfoniopropionate lyase — protein sequence MSLRNESLQHFLEAASVAFGQFANAPEARRSVGQFFAALERPGTARVGDGSRLPVCAHLDMALAVDTSYASLAQMIETFKGIEPMLEWRRRTKYDRSASDNFVDGHANAMITGPGGLEERSDLWFGVTLMAPHVRYPDHDHAPEEVYLVLSEGEFKQGEGDWFSPGIGGSFYNIPGIKHAMRSVHTPLFAFWALLAERPHQ from the coding sequence ATGAGTTTGCGTAACGAAAGCCTCCAGCATTTCCTGGAAGCTGCTTCGGTCGCTTTCGGCCAGTTCGCCAACGCTCCAGAAGCCCGCCGCTCGGTCGGGCAGTTTTTCGCGGCGCTGGAGCGTCCGGGGACTGCGCGCGTGGGAGACGGAAGCCGGTTGCCCGTCTGCGCTCATCTCGATATGGCGCTCGCGGTCGATACGTCCTATGCTTCGTTGGCGCAGATGATCGAGACGTTCAAAGGCATCGAGCCGATGCTTGAATGGCGTCGGCGCACCAAGTATGACCGCTCGGCCAGCGACAATTTCGTCGATGGGCATGCCAATGCGATGATCACCGGCCCCGGCGGATTGGAGGAGCGGAGTGACCTCTGGTTCGGCGTGACGTTGATGGCGCCGCATGTGCGCTATCCGGATCATGATCATGCGCCCGAGGAAGTCTATCTCGTACTGTCCGAGGGGGAGTTCAAGCAGGGGGAGGGGGACTGGTTTTCGCCGGGCATTGGCGGATCCTTCTATAATATCCCAGGGATCAAACATGCCATGAGGTCGGTCCATACGCCGCTCTTCGCCTTCTGGGCGTTGCTTGCCGAACGGCCGCACCAGTAG
- a CDS encoding electron transfer flavoprotein subunit beta/FixA family protein, which produces MKILVPVKRVVDYNVKIRVKPDGTGVELANVKMSMNPFDEISVEEALRLKEAGKAEEVVVVSIGPAKAEETLRTALAMGADRAILIETDDAVEPLTVAKILKGVAEAEQPGLVITGKQAIDDDSNQTGQMLAALLGTAQATFASKIEIGDDKATVTREVDGGLQTIEIKLPAVVTTDLRLNEPRYASLPNIMKAKKKPLEKKVPADFGVDTTPRLKVLKTEEPSGRKAGVKVKSVAELVDKLKNEAGVL; this is translated from the coding sequence ATGAAGATTCTCGTGCCCGTCAAGCGGGTTGTCGACTACAACGTGAAGATCCGCGTGAAGCCGGACGGCACGGGTGTCGAGCTTGCCAATGTGAAGATGTCGATGAACCCGTTCGACGAGATCTCGGTGGAAGAGGCGCTGCGGCTGAAGGAGGCCGGCAAGGCGGAGGAAGTGGTGGTGGTGTCGATCGGCCCGGCCAAGGCCGAGGAGACGCTGCGGACGGCGCTCGCCATGGGCGCCGACCGGGCGATCCTCATCGAGACCGACGACGCCGTCGAGCCGCTCACTGTGGCCAAGATCCTCAAAGGGGTGGCCGAAGCCGAACAGCCGGGGCTTGTTATAACAGGCAAGCAGGCGATCGACGACGATTCGAACCAGACCGGCCAGATGCTGGCGGCATTGCTGGGCACCGCCCAGGCGACCTTCGCCTCGAAGATCGAGATCGGTGACGACAAAGCGACCGTGACCCGCGAGGTCGATGGCGGCCTGCAGACGATCGAGATCAAGCTGCCGGCGGTCGTCACCACCGACCTCAGACTGAACGAGCCGCGTTATGCCTCGCTGCCGAACATCATGAAGGCGAAGAAGAAGCCCCTGGAGAAGAAGGTTCCGGCCGATTTCGGCGTCGACACGACGCCGCGGCTGAAGGTGCTGAAGACCGAGGAGCCGTCTGGCCGCAAGGCCGGCGTCAAGGTCAAGTCGGTCGCCGAACTCGTCGACAAGCTGAAGAACGAAGCCGGCGTGCTGTAA
- a CDS encoding TetR/AcrR family transcriptional regulator, protein MDQALNDTGWRGSQEGWLEAAYQSLLESGVDSVKILPLAKKLNLSRTSFYWFFKDREELLSALVARWREKNTGNIVKQAEAYAESLAEAMLNVFDCWLNTDLFDAKFEFAVRSWALQSDELLAEVQQADQIRLEALKRMFMRFGVPETTSDVRARTTYLVQIGYISMQSKEDIAVRMKRIPEYIAIYTGEVPQQRELDRFFARHGYRPG, encoded by the coding sequence ATGGACCAGGCTCTAAACGACACCGGTTGGCGCGGATCACAGGAAGGTTGGCTGGAAGCAGCCTACCAATCGCTGCTGGAATCCGGCGTAGATTCTGTGAAAATTCTGCCGCTCGCAAAGAAGCTCAATCTCTCGCGAACGAGCTTCTACTGGTTCTTCAAGGACCGGGAGGAACTGTTGAGCGCACTGGTGGCGCGGTGGCGCGAGAAAAACACCGGCAATATCGTCAAGCAGGCCGAAGCCTATGCGGAGTCGCTGGCCGAAGCGATGCTCAACGTCTTCGATTGCTGGTTGAACACCGATCTCTTCGACGCCAAGTTCGAGTTTGCCGTTCGCAGCTGGGCGCTGCAGTCGGACGAACTTCTGGCCGAGGTCCAGCAGGCCGATCAGATCCGGTTGGAGGCGCTCAAACGCATGTTTATGCGGTTCGGGGTACCAGAAACGACATCGGATGTCAGAGCGCGGACAACTTATCTCGTTCAGATCGGCTATATTTCCATGCAGTCGAAGGAGGATATCGCCGTCCGCATGAAACGGATTCCGGAATATATCGCGATCTACACGGGCGAAGTGCCGCAGCAGAGGGAGCTTGATCGCTTCTTCGCCCGGCATGGCTATCGGCCCGGTTGA
- a CDS encoding S-(hydroxymethyl)glutathione dehydrogenase/class III alcohol dehydrogenase yields the protein MDVRAAVAVQAGKPLEVMTVQLDGPKAGEVLVEVKATGICHTDDFTLSGADPEGLFPAILGHEGAGIVVDVGPGVTSVKKGDHVIPLYTPECRECYSCTSRKTNLCTAIRATQGQGLMPDGTSRFSIGKDKIHHYMGCSTFANYTVLPEIALAKINPDAPFDKVCYIGCGVTTGIGAVINTAKVEVGSTAIVFGLGGIGLNVLQGLRLAGADMIVGVDINPDRKAWGEKFGMTHFVNPNEVGDDIVPYLVNMTKRNGDLIGGADYTFDCTGNTKVMRQALEACHRGWGKSVIIGVAGAGQEISTRPFQLVTGRNWMGTAFGGARGRTDVPKIVDWYMQGKIQINPMITHTMPLEDINKGFELMHKGESIRGVVVY from the coding sequence ATGGACGTTCGCGCCGCCGTAGCCGTTCAGGCCGGAAAACCGCTTGAAGTGATGACCGTGCAGCTCGATGGCCCGAAGGCCGGCGAAGTGCTGGTGGAGGTCAAGGCGACCGGCATCTGCCACACCGACGATTTCACCTTGTCGGGCGCCGATCCTGAGGGGCTGTTTCCGGCCATCCTCGGCCATGAGGGCGCCGGCATCGTCGTCGATGTCGGCCCGGGTGTGACCTCGGTCAAGAAGGGCGACCACGTCATTCCGCTCTATACGCCGGAATGCCGCGAATGTTATTCCTGCACGTCCCGCAAGACCAATCTGTGCACCGCGATCCGCGCCACTCAGGGTCAGGGCCTCATGCCGGACGGCACCTCGCGCTTCTCGATCGGCAAGGACAAGATCCATCACTATATGGGCTGCTCGACCTTTGCCAATTACACGGTGCTGCCGGAGATCGCGCTTGCCAAGATCAACCCGGACGCGCCCTTCGACAAGGTCTGCTACATCGGCTGCGGCGTCACCACCGGCATCGGCGCCGTCATCAATACGGCCAAGGTCGAGGTCGGATCGACGGCGATCGTCTTCGGGCTCGGCGGCATCGGTTTGAACGTCCTGCAGGGCCTGCGCCTTGCCGGCGCCGACATGATCGTCGGCGTCGATATCAACCCGGACCGCAAGGCCTGGGGCGAGAAGTTCGGCATGACGCATTTCGTCAATCCGAATGAGGTCGGCGACGACATCGTTCCCTATCTGGTCAACATGACCAAGCGCAATGGTGACCTGATCGGCGGCGCCGACTACACCTTCGACTGCACCGGCAACACCAAGGTCATGCGCCAGGCGCTGGAGGCCTGCCATCGCGGCTGGGGCAAGTCGGTCATCATCGGCGTTGCCGGCGCCGGCCAGGAAATCTCAACGCGGCCGTTCCAGCTGGTGACCGGCCGCAACTGGATGGGCACGGCCTTCGGCGGCGCCCGCGGCCGCACCGACGTGCCGAAGATCGTCGACTGGTACATGCAGGGTAAGATCCAGATCAATCCTATGATCACCCACACCATGCCGCTCGAAGACATCAACAAGGGCTTCGAGCTGATGCACAAGGGTGAAAGCATCCGCGGCGTGGTGGTGTACTGA